The following are encoded in a window of Gammaproteobacteria bacterium genomic DNA:
- a CDS encoding FHA domain-containing protein gives MAKLILTLGAGQQKVFEIVKEQTFIGRRPDCDIQIDNKAVSGRHAKVLTISGDSFLEDLGSMNGTYINAERVQKRALNDGDIVVIGQHELQYVNEEAQAADEEFEKTVVIRPNSAGAAAAMAKIAAQAGAATMTGSAPSQPQQKVGRLTILNGPTAGRFMNLTKTIVTLGKPGKQVAAISRRSQGYFLTHIESDGDGKRYPLVNGHPIGPRAHPLKDKDKVEVAGIGLQFTTVAS, from the coding sequence ATGGCCAAGCTAATCCTTACATTGGGCGCCGGACAGCAGAAGGTGTTCGAGATCGTCAAAGAGCAAACGTTCATCGGGCGGCGCCCCGATTGCGACATCCAGATTGACAACAAGGCGGTCAGCGGCCGCCATGCCAAGGTTCTCACCATCTCCGGCGACTCCTTCCTCGAAGACCTGGGCAGCATGAACGGCACCTACATCAACGCCGAGCGGGTGCAAAAGAGGGCGCTCAACGATGGCGACATCGTCGTTATCGGCCAACACGAACTGCAGTATGTCAACGAGGAGGCGCAGGCCGCGGACGAGGAATTCGAGAAGACCGTCGTCATACGGCCGAACTCGGCGGGGGCGGCGGCGGCAATGGCCAAGATCGCCGCGCAGGCGGGCGCCGCCACCATGACGGGTTCCGCACCGTCACAGCCGCAACAGAAGGTAGGACGGCTGACCATCCTCAACGGCCCTACCGCCGGGCGCTTCATGAACCTGACCAAGACCATCGTCACGCTGGGCAAGCCCGGCAAACAGGTGGCGGCTATCTCGCGGCGCTCGCAGGGTTACTTCCTCACGCACATCGAGAGCGATGGCGACGGCAAACGCTATCCCCTGGTCAACGGCCACCCCATAGGCCCCCGGGCTCATCCGCTGAAGGACAAAGACAAGGTAGAAGTGGCAGGGATCGGCCTGCAGTTCACCACTGTAGCCAGCTGA
- the nth gene encoding endonuclease III, with protein sequence MTLRDRRRLFARLRRENPRPTTELRYSTPFQLLVSVMLSAQSTDVRVNQATEGLFRAADNPQAMLRLGLRGLKRHIRSIGLYNSKAKNILETCRLLLRRHRGQVPSRREELEALPGVGRKTANVVLNTAFGQPTIAVDTHIFRVSNRTGLAPGGTPLRVEQELLRQVPAEFRRHAHHWLILHGRYVCRARAPLCGQCHIRDLCAWPHKPSAAGGSPRAAVAR encoded by the coding sequence ATGACCCTCCGGGACCGGCGCCGATTGTTCGCGCGACTGCGGCGGGAAAATCCCCGCCCGACCACCGAGTTGCGCTACTCGACCCCCTTTCAGTTGCTGGTATCGGTCATGCTTTCCGCGCAATCTACCGATGTGCGCGTTAATCAGGCGACCGAGGGGCTGTTCCGTGCCGCGGACAACCCCCAGGCTATGCTCCGTCTCGGGTTGCGGGGACTGAAGCGGCATATCCGCTCGATTGGCCTGTATAACTCGAAGGCGAAGAACATTCTGGAGACCTGCAGGTTGCTGCTGCGCCGCCACCGCGGACAGGTGCCGTCCCGGCGCGAGGAGTTGGAGGCGCTGCCCGGCGTTGGCAGGAAAACGGCCAATGTAGTCCTGAACACCGCCTTCGGGCAGCCCACGATTGCCGTGGACACCCATATTTTTCGGGTCTCGAACCGCACGGGCCTGGCGCCCGGCGGCACCCCGCTGCGGGTGGAGCAGGAACTGCTGCGCCAGGTTCCGGCCGAGTTCCGGCGGCACGCGCACCACTGGCTGATCCTGCATGGGCGCTATGTCTGCCGGGCGCGCGCGCCGCTTTGCGGCCAATGCCATATCCGCGACCTCTGCGCTTGGCCGCACAAGCCGAGCGCGGCGGGAGGGTCGCCGCGCGCCGCCGTAGCGAGGTAG